One window of the Nitrospirota bacterium genome contains the following:
- a CDS encoding cytochrome b/b6 domain-containing protein has protein sequence MMKVWDLPTRLFHWFLVFAYIGVFYTSYSEWLLEYHTIAGYIILGLVMFRIVWGFTGNRHARFSEFLKGWSGIKSVLSDNLRFKFPRYLGHNPVVGWAIVFMLTATALISITGIITYSGEENRGLWAGVFTYHTAAYARTIHTVLAYTMVVVIVGHICMALFHDFILRENIILSMITGIKEDPETWSERVSHMQPGEGRSFVRLLVWIFVAIMGGLGLVYLPPEGGETDFSRMKPPGVLDAEGFAVELKTNQAWRDECATSCHSALHPTLLPAESWRNIVSSLDDHFGEDVTLDENTRKEILNFLTAASAEHSTTEASTKMLYSIKANQIPIRITEVPYWVWKHDRISEDTFRRKSVMSKINCVACHPGAEIGSFEDKDIHIPN, from the coding sequence ATGATGAAGGTTTGGGACTTACCAACACGGCTCTTCCATTGGTTTCTCGTCTTCGCCTATATTGGGGTCTTTTACACTTCCTATAGCGAATGGTTGCTCGAATACCATACTATCGCCGGGTATATTATCCTGGGCCTGGTCATGTTTCGAATAGTGTGGGGTTTTACAGGCAACCGTCATGCAAGATTCTCGGAATTCCTTAAAGGATGGAGCGGCATTAAGTCCGTTCTATCTGATAACCTGAGATTTAAGTTTCCGCGATATTTAGGACACAATCCGGTTGTTGGCTGGGCCATAGTATTTATGCTCACAGCAACCGCTCTTATAAGCATAACCGGGATTATAACCTATAGTGGCGAAGAAAACAGGGGGCTGTGGGCAGGGGTGTTTACTTATCACACTGCCGCCTATGCCAGGACCATTCATACTGTTTTAGCATATACCATGGTAGTCGTGATCGTGGGCCATATCTGCATGGCTCTTTTCCATGATTTTATACTAAGAGAGAACATCATCCTATCCATGATTACAGGAATAAAGGAGGACCCTGAAACATGGAGCGAGAGGGTGTCCCACATGCAGCCGGGCGAGGGGCGGTCATTTGTGAGACTTCTCGTATGGATATTTGTGGCGATTATGGGTGGTCTCGGACTCGTATATCTGCCGCCTGAAGGGGGCGAGACAGATTTTTCCAGGATGAAGCCGCCCGGGGTCCTTGACGCAGAGGGCTTTGCCGTTGAGTTAAAAACGAATCAGGCATGGCGGGATGAGTGTGCAACCTCCTGCCACAGTGCATTGCATCCAACCTTACTTCCCGCAGAGTCATGGAGAAATATCGTCTCAAGTCTGGATGATCACTTTGGTGAGGATGTGACGCTTGACGAAAACACCCGTAAGGAGATACTCAATTTCCTTACAGCAGCCTCTGCAGAACATTCAACAACGGAAGCATCCACAAAAATGCTCTATTCCATTAAGGCAAATCAAATTCCAATAAGGATTACGGAGGTCCCTTACTGGGTGTGGAAGCATGATAGAATATCGGAAGATACATTCAGAAGAAAGTCTGTGATGAGCAAAATCAATTGTGTCGCCTGCCACCCAGGGGCTGAGATCGGCTCATTTGAAGATAAGGATATTCATATCCCAAACTGA
- a CDS encoding DUF2283 domain-containing protein encodes MKIEYDKEVDALYIRIQEKIVAHTKEIEEGINIDLDADGKVIGLEIIGATERYNLEDIFNISTENLILEGVTKGC; translated from the coding sequence ATGAAGATTGAATATGATAAAGAGGTTGATGCTTTGTATATCAGGATTCAGGAAAAGATAGTTGCCCATACAAAGGAGATAGAAGAGGGTATAAATATTGATCTTGATGCCGATGGCAAGGTAATTGGGCTTGAGATTATTGGGGCGACTGAGAGGTATAACCTTGAGGATATTTTTAATATATCTACAGAAAATTTAATTTTAGAAGGAGTGACAAAAGGATGCTGA
- a CDS encoding DUF4258 domain-containing protein — MDISYSRHARRQMKWREITEDEVKDTVLYPKSVEDSIKDRKNAFKHIGKKYLKVTFRKESNKITIVTAIDKNK; from the coding sequence ATGGACATATCATATAGCAGGCACGCCAGGAGACAGATGAAGTGGAGAGAGATTACGGAGGATGAGGTAAAAGATACAGTCCTCTACCCGAAGAGTGTGGAGGATTCGATTAAAGACAGAAAGAATGCTTTCAAGCATATAGGAAAGAAATACCTTAAAGTGACCTTTCGTAAGGAGAGTAATAAAATAACTATAGTAACAGCCATTGATAAGAATAAATAG
- a CDS encoding panthothenate synthetase, giving the protein MKMLLTVEFPLEPFNTLVRSGKAGEIIGRILETIKPETAYFTEQDGKRGGIFVINVQTPSDVPSFSEPFFLNFQANCKFRILMSPEDLQKAGLEDLGKKWT; this is encoded by the coding sequence ATGAAAATGCTACTTACGGTCGAATTCCCGCTTGAGCCATTTAATACCCTCGTCAGAAGCGGAAAGGCGGGCGAGATCATTGGGCGTATCCTTGAAACAATCAAGCCGGAGACGGCCTACTTCACTGAGCAAGACGGAAAACGCGGCGGGATCTTCGTGATTAACGTACAAACTCCGTCGGATGTACCCTCCTTTTCAGAGCCCTTCTTTCTCAACTTTCAGGCCAATTGCAAGTTTCGTATACTGATGAGCCCGGAGGATTTGCAAAAGGCTGGTTTGGAGGACCTCGGAAAGAAGTGGACGTAA
- a CDS encoding DUF1924 domain-containing protein codes for MQSVVNNYLAEAQKQDSGIKGFSADGGRKLYNFRRIHSVKKEERSCLTCHTSNPANQGKTTVGKVIEPLSPAANKARFTDPRKVEKWFKRNCTWVLERECTPKEKGDFVTYMMSL; via the coding sequence ATGCAGTCCGTTGTCAATAATTATCTTGCCGAGGCACAGAAACAGGATTCAGGCATAAAGGGATTCAGCGCCGACGGGGGCAGGAAACTCTATAATTTCAGGAGAATTCATTCTGTCAAAAAGGAGGAACGCTCTTGTTTGACCTGTCACACATCCAATCCGGCAAATCAGGGGAAGACAACCGTCGGCAAGGTGATAGAACCACTGTCGCCAGCGGCGAACAAGGCACGCTTTACCGATCCCCGAAAGGTAGAAAAGTGGTTTAAAAGAAACTGTACATGGGTGTTAGAGAGGGAATGCACACCTAAAGAGAAGGGTGACTTTGTCACCTATATGATGTCGTTATAG
- a CDS encoding diheme cytochrome c has protein sequence MKKINTVIPLLVAGVLLVGMISGSVVFADENKRGEREKRHKSDRQYSVVNNPLYEQECSSCHFLYLPGLLPERSWQEIMKSSGKHFGEDLALDDTTKEEILSYLSKYSAEKSNTEWAGKILASIGSGTPVRITETQYIKRKHRKIKTEVFKRPSIGSFSNCGACHKKGAQGDFEEDGVSIPK, from the coding sequence ATGAAGAAAATAAATACAGTAATTCCATTATTAGTAGCAGGTGTACTCTTAGTCGGAATGATTAGCGGAAGTGTTGTTTTTGCTGACGAAAATAAAAGAGGGGAACGGGAGAAAAGACATAAGAGCGATCGTCAGTATTCTGTTGTCAATAATCCATTATACGAACAGGAATGCTCATCCTGTCATTTCTTATACCTCCCGGGCTTACTTCCGGAGCGTTCCTGGCAGGAGATCATGAAAAGCAGCGGGAAACATTTTGGAGAGGACCTTGCGCTTGATGATACAACGAAGGAGGAGATACTCTCTTACCTGAGCAAGTATTCTGCTGAAAAGTCAAATACGGAATGGGCCGGGAAGATCCTGGCCAGTATCGGTTCGGGAACCCCTGTAAGGATTACTGAAACACAGTATATTAAAAGGAAACATCGTAAAATAAAGACAGAGGTATTTAAGCGCCCCTCTATCGGCAGCTTTTCAAACTGTGGGGCATGCCATAAAAAAGGTGCGCAGGGGGACTTTGAAGAAGATGGGGTTTCAATACCCAAGTAG